A stretch of the Papaver somniferum cultivar HN1 chromosome 6, ASM357369v1, whole genome shotgun sequence genome encodes the following:
- the LOC113291461 gene encoding uncharacterized protein LOC113291461, with the protein MICCDGASFGNPGQAGSGVVFRDASSEVLGVLCVGLGWQTNFYAEVCAIIYGAIVAKRCNMRSICIRYDSKSSRKAFQKGELPWQLVQKWKIAKSYYNNVRYIHSYREVNFSADASAKQACLLVEDIFEFYEGRLGFIPSVEWPGRVYYRFK; encoded by the coding sequence atgatctgttgtgatggtgcatctttCGGAAACCCAGGCCAAGCTGGTTCAGGTGTTGTTTTCCGTGATGCAAGTTCGGAGGTGCTTGGTGTTCTTTGTGTTGGCCTTGGTTGGCAAACCAATTTCTATGCGGAAGTATGTGCGATTATTTATGGTGCGATTGTGGCTAAGAGATGTAATATGCGGAGTATTTGCATTCGTTATGATTCGAAGAGTTCCAGAAAAGCTTTTCAAAAGGGTGAGCTGCCTTGGCAGCTGGTACAGAAATGGAAAATTGCGAAGTCTTACTACAACAATGTTCGTTATATTCATAGCTATAGGGAGGTTAATTTCTCAGCTGATGCCTCGGCCAAGCAAGCTTGTTTGCTGGTTgaggatatttttgagttttatgagggtaggctaGGTTTTATTCCATCTGTGGAATGGCCTGGAAGGGTTTATTATCGCTTCAAATAG